The stretch of DNA TATCCAGCTTCTCGTGCTTCCACGGCCGCTTACCTTCGCCGTCTCCGTAGTCGGCGGTGGCCTGGTAGTCACCGCGGACCTTGTACTTGTAGATGGTGAGACCCTCGAGACCGACGGGCCCGCGGGCGTGGATCTTGTTGGTGCTGATGCCGACCTCGGTGCCGAAGCCGTAGcgcatgccgtcggcggtACGGGTAGAGGCATTCCAGTAGGCGCCGGCCGAGTCGACCTGGTCCATGAagcgctcggcctcggcggtgtCCGAGGTGAAGATGGCGTCGGTGTGGTGGGAGCCGTGAGCGTTGATGTGGGTGACAGCCTCATCGAAGTTGGAGACGGTACGGACAGCGATATCGAGGGAGAGAAACTCGGTATCGTAGTCGGCGgggacggcatcgaggaggcgctcggcgGGGACGAGGTCCGAggcgatggccttggcggccgggTCGCAGCGCAgggtgacgccggcggcggcaagggcggcggcgacgtcgcggaaTACAGTAAGCAGGGCCGAGTCTTGGACGAGTAGGGTTTCGACGCTGTTGCAGGCGGCAGGGTAGCTCGTCTTTGCGTCAAcgacggcacgggcggccTTTTGGGCGTCCGCAGAGGCGGTGAGGTAGATGGAGCAGAGGCCGTCCGCGTGGCCGAGGACCGGGATCTTGGTGGACTCCTTGATGTAGCGGACGAGGTCGTTTGAGCCGCGGGGAATGACGAGGTCGATGTGGCGgtcctgggcgaggagggcagcgatggcgtcgcgggtggtgacgagctggacggcgtcgttgggGACGGGcccgcgctcgagggcggcggagatggcgcgcGAGATGGCGACGAATGACTCGGTGGActcgcgcccgcccttgaggatggcggcgttgcCGGATTTgacggcgagagcggcgatGTTGGCGATGACCTCGGGGCGGGCCTCGAAGATGATGAGCAGGACGCCGATGGGGCATGAGACGCGCTCGAGGTTATAAccgtcgtcaaggcgcgTGCGCATCTGCACGCGGCCGACTGGAAAAATGTGCGTACCTCAATCAGCGTCCGGAAGCTCATATCGGAATAACTTGGGGAAAGAGAGGGAAAAAAGAGGGGGGATCAAGGCAAAGCGGGAACGCACGCGGGTCGGGCAGGTCGCGGACATCGAGGATGCCGCGCAGCATATCGTCGAacttgcccttcttgccgaggtcgaggcgggagacgagggcggcgctcagggagccgtcggcggcggccttgcgggcgagctcgaggtcgcgcgcgttggcggcgagaaTGTCATCgcgagcggcagcgagggcgtcgtgaatggcgtcgagggcggcgttgcgatccgaggcgggcagcgcggcgagggtgaAGGAGGCCGtcttggcagcggcggcggcggcctcgggggAGGCGTTGGTGAGGGACATTGTTGTTATTATTCCCCTCCTTGTTCCTACTCGTTCTTTTGTAACTAGCCTAGATGAGGTTCGTTGCGGCTATCATGTACGGGTAGGGGGGAGTTTTTGGGCCTGAACTTGGGGCTCGAAACGGTGATGAGGATGGGGAGACTTGAGTGTGCGCACGAGAGAGCTACGCATGGCAAAGCAAAGCAGGAGGGACCATGACGTTGGTGTTGATTTTGGGACCCCGCGGTGGGGTAGTATTCTAGCGGCCAAGGCATTGATTAGATCGGGATGCGTCCCCGACGAAGCAACAGCAATTGGCCGTCATGTgaaagaaagaaaaacaCTCCAAGAGCTGCTGCGAGGCTCAGGGCTGATCGCGTGCGCAGCAGGTCGTATGTATGCTGGGCGATCTGTTGGCGTCGGCAGGCACGTGTGAAAAGGTCGAGAGGTTTTGACGCTGGCACATGGTTCGGAGGTGATGGTGCGGCGGTGCCTTGAATGTCCGCTTTGGCCGGGGTGCATGCGTGCTGCAAAGTCGAGCCGCAAGATATCTCGTGTTCGGCCTACTATATGATATTGGCAGCTCCTGCGTTAGTTGCCTGGCTGAGCCGTTGGGTGGTATATGCAGTGTGAAAAGTCAAAACTTACAAAGAGTTGAGACAGGGCGCCTTCCTTGCTCAATGAGATACTCAGGCTGGACAACATTGCGTGCAGGAGCTGCGGCAGAGAAGCCGAGCCAGGTTCCCGTCATTAATACAAGAGCTCGTGGCGCCACGGGACACAGAGAGATGCTGTTTCCCCTCTGTTTAGAGTTATTTTGTCTTCATCTCGAGTCTGCAAGCGCCCGGTTCTCGGACCGCCAGCCTGGATGTCAGCGGCTCACTGCACCCCGTGCGTAGCCTCTCCACCTGTATTTGGAAGTTGCGCCCcaacccccgccgccggcacttGCTCGTCGGGAAGGGACCGCAGTCAAGGACGCCGAAGCCGTCTTGGCATCAAGCCATCAGGCGTGCCCGACATCACATCTCAATGTGGCTCAGTCTTTACCTCTGTTGAATCAACATTTGCAAAGGCCTCGCCGCAGCTGCTTGCACTCGACCGCCGACACCGTCACGACAACGTGCCATGCCCGTAGCACGGCCAGCTCGCAGGTGCGCACGGTCGGTCGCCAGTCACTCGACAAGCAGGCTCAGGCCCAGACAGGCTCAGAGGCAATGCCGGGCCCAGATTGCGTCATGTCCATGAACACTATGTCTTTTAGCACGAGGACTTTTTGCTCTCCACGACCCCCTCAAATAGGCAAGTCGGAGGATAGCGCACGGACGGGCCGCGCAGAGCCCCCAGGCGCGCAATCGAGAATccagcctcgccggcacgTCCGCGCCGACCACCGTGACATGCGACCCCGTTGCGGCTTTGGTACCCGTGGGGTCGCGGTCCTGCGATAGGAAGCTGACCCTGCTGTTGACGTCTACCCGGGCGAAGCAGGCCGACCCGCGGCCGATCACGCCTCGACTCGGTAAGGCCCGAACCCAAGGCTCCATGGATCGATCCGTGGGTGATGGGTTGTGTTTGGGAGGGCGCTTACAGAGGTccccgggcggcgcggatcTCCTCACTTGTGGCCTTACCCTGCTGCATGCGCCATGACGGCAGTTGACCGGTGGAACGTCCAGCACAATCTTAGGTGGCTGACGTGGTaccacgatgacgatgagtgCACCCGAGAGCCAAGTGGTATAAGAGGGCGGCCCAACCTGTCCAACATTCCAGTCGAGTCTCAGCTTGCACTGCTCATCAGTCAAACGCGTTTGTCGAGGTTGCATCTCCCTTCGACAATTGACTCTTCGGCAACATGAGAACCCAATGGCTGCTCCCCGTCCTGGGGCTCTGCGCATCgtcgctcgcggcgggcaACGGCCAGGCCGACCAGCTGCGTCAGTGGCTGCATGGACGGAGCTCGGCCGACGTTGAGTACCGGGCGTTTGAGGAGCCGGCCATCCACGCCAGGGCCAGCGAGGAGCATCGCTTCCTCAACAACAAGACGGAGAGTGAGTCGTGTGCTGTGTGACCGTCGTCAGTTTGTTTATTTGTTGGGCCTATAGCTGACGGACGTGACCGTCCAGAGTTcgccgtcaacggcagcagcatcccTGATGTCGACTATGACGTTGGCGAATCGTACGCCGGCCTATTGCCTATTTCCGACAAAAAAGATGAGCGCGACCACCTGTACTTTTGGTTCTTCCCCACCGTCaacgaggaggccaagaagaagaaggagattgTCATTTGGCTCAATGGCGGCGTAagtgcccgcgcgcgcatgtCCCTCGGACCGCCGTAGTGCTAACGCAGAACCCGTCAGCCCGGCTGCTCGTCCCTGCTGGGCTTCTTACAAGAGAACGGCCCCTTCCAGTGGCAGCCTGGCATGATCAAGCCGCAAAAGAATCCCTGGAGCTGGCACGAGCTGAGCAACATTGTCTGGATTGAGCAGCCCGTCACCGTCGGCTACTCCAAGGGCAACGCCACGGCCAAGAATGAGGACGATGTGGCAAGCCAGTTCCTCGGCTTCTGGAAGAACTTCATAGAGACCTTTGGCATGCAAGGCTGGAAGGTCTACGTTGTCGCTGAGTCGTACGGAGGCTACTATGGTCCCTACATCTCGAGCCACATGATCAACGCCAACGACACGCAACACTACAACCTTGGCGGGCTGATGATCTACGATGGCATCATGTTTGACGGCCAGGTCCAGAgcaacgtcatcgtcgaggcgtTTGTCGAACAAAACTACAACCTCATGCCCTTTGACGACAGACACATGGCGCACATCCACAACGTCTCACAGAAGTGCGGCTTCAAGGATTACCACAAGAAGTACCTAGTGTACCCGCCCGtcgggccggcgccgcgatACCCGCCGGGCGTGAAGCCTTTCCCGAACGGCACGTACGAGAACATTGACGGGTGCGGCGACCTGTTTGACTATGTTTACACTGAGATGAAAACGACGAACCCGTGCTTCAACATA from Purpureocillium takamizusanense chromosome 6, complete sequence encodes:
- the PRO2 gene encoding Glutamate-5-semialdehyde dehydrogenase (COG:E~BUSCO:EOG0926388H~EggNog:ENOG503NU0M); translated protein: MSLTNASPEAAAAAAKTASFTLAALPASDRNAALDAIHDALAAARDDILAANARDLELARKAAADGSLSAALVSRLDLGKKGKFDDMLRGILDVRDLPDPLGRVQMRTRLDDGYNLERVSCPIGVLLIIFEARPEVIANIAALAVKSGNAAILKGGRESTESFVAISRAISAALERGPVPNDAVQLVTTRDAIAALLAQDRHIDLVIPRGSNDLVRYIKESTKIPVLGHADGLCSIYLTASADAQKAARAVVDAKTSYPAACNSVETLLVQDSALLTVFRDVAAALAAAGVTLRCDPAAKAIASDLVPAERLLDAVPADYDTEFLSLDIAVRTVSNFDEAVTHINAHGSHHTDAIFTSDTAEAERFMDQVDSAGAYWNASTRTADGMRYGFGTEVGISTNKIHARGPVGLEGLTIYKYKVRGDYQATADYGDGEGKRPWKHEKLDI
- a CDS encoding Carboxypeptidase D (EggNog:ENOG503NV40~SECRETED:SignalP(1-18~SECRETED:cutsite=SLA-AG~SECRETED:prob=0.4266)~COG:O~MEROPS:MER0002512); this encodes MRTQWLLPVLGLCASSLAAGNGQADQLRQWLHGRSSADVEYRAFEEPAIHARASEEHRFLNNKTEKFAVNGSSIPDVDYDVGESYAGLLPISDKKDERDHLYFWFFPTVNEEAKKKKEIVIWLNGGPGCSSLLGFLQENGPFQWQPGMIKPQKNPWSWHELSNIVWIEQPVTVGYSKGNATAKNEDDVASQFLGFWKNFIETFGMQGWKVYVVAESYGGYYGPYISSHMINANDTQHYNLGGLMIYDGIMFDGQVQSNVIVEAFVEQNYNLMPFDDRHMAHIHNVSQKCGFKDYHKKYLVYPPVGPAPRYPPGVKPFPNGTYENIDGCGDLFDYVYTEMKTTNPCFNIYNIADHCPNGYDPLGEKKPYFDRDDVKKAINAPLDVKWSQCVDGVFNTTDGDESAPPDKYELPNVIDHTHNVILAQGNLDLILPLNGVLLGIQNMTWGGKLGFQTRPQDPFYVPLYRQRPSSDYYGKALPAGAGVLGTAHHERGLTLVASQLAGHEGPEYVPAAAFRHLEKLLGRVHSLSDTDPFTLPQLRNITQLEKPLGKGTVPIPCFGKGC